A genomic region of Hippoglossus hippoglossus isolate fHipHip1 chromosome 8, fHipHip1.pri, whole genome shotgun sequence contains the following coding sequences:
- the kctd13 gene encoding BTB/POZ domain-containing adapter for CUL3-mediated RhoA degradation protein 1 isoform X3, with protein sequence MSAEASVGSHAADSAQFDVSQPACHSTDEHRSRGLLGSKYVKLNVGGSLHYTTVQTLSKEDSLLRSICNGGTEVNIDSEGWVILDRCGRHFGLVLNFLRDGSVPLPEDHKELDEILKEAQYYRVQGLVQHCLTAMQQKDVFESVCRIPMITSAKEEQRMIATCRKPVVKLQNNRGNNKYSYTSNSDDNLLKNIELFDKLVLRFNGRVLFVKDVLGDEICCWSFYGEGRKIAEVCCTSIVYATEKKQTKVEFPEARIFEETLNILIYENGRGTGPGGLHLLDSRGSGSSLGAGQSEEEGAVGGERRVRRIHVRRHIMHDERGPGQQTVYKD encoded by the exons ATGTCTGCTGAGGCCTCAGTTGGCAGTCATGCTGCCGACTCTGCCCAGTTTGATGTTTCCCAGCCTGCCTGCCACAGCACGGACGAGCACAGAAGTCGGGGGCTGCTGGGGAGCAAGTATGTCAAGTTAAATGTGGGTGGCTCACTGCATTATACAACTGTCCAGACGTTAAGCAAGGAAGACAGTCTGCTGCGGAGCATATGCAACGGAGGAACGGAGGTTAACATCGACTCTGAAG GTTGGGTCATTTTGGACAGGTGTGGCCGACATTTTGGGCTAGTGTTGAACTTCCTGCGAGACGGTTCAGTACCACTCCCAGAGGATCACAAAGAGTTGGATGAGATTCTGAAGGAGGCCCAGTACTATCGGGTCCAGGGACTCGTACAGCACTGTCTCACTGCCATGCAg CAGAAGGATGTCTTTGAAAGTGTTTGCCGCATCCCCATGATTACCTCAGCCAAAGAGGAACAGAGGATGATTGCTACTTGTAGAAAG CCGGTAGTAAAATTGCAGaacaacagaggaaacaacaaaTACTCTTACACCAG CAACTCTGATGATAACCTGCTGAAGAACATTGAACTGTTTGACAAACTCGTGCTACGATTTAACGGCCGGGTCCTGTTCGTCAAAGATGTGCTCGGGGATGAAATCTGCTGCTGGTCTTTCTATGGTGAAGGCCGCAAGATTGCTGAAGTATGCTGCACGTCTATTGTCTATGCTACTGAGAAGAAGCAGACCAAA gtGGAGTTTCCTGAAGCTCGAATCTTTGAAGAAACCCTCAATATCCTCATCTATGAGAATGGCAGAGGAACTGGCCCAGGAGGCTTACACCTCTTAGATTCAAGAGGCTCAGGTTCATCGCTGGGAGCTGGCCAGTCGGAGGAAGAGGGGGCTGTGGGAGGTGAAAGACGTGTAAGACGGATCCACGTGAGGAGGCATATAATGCATGACGAAAGAGGGCCCGGTCAGCAAACTGTGTATAAGGACTAA
- the kctd13 gene encoding BTB/POZ domain-containing adapter for CUL3-mediated RhoA degradation protein 1 isoform X2 — MSAEASVGSHAADSAQFDVSQPACHSTDEHRSRGLLGSKYVKLNVGGSLHYTTVQTLSKEDSLLRSICNGGTEVNIDSEGWVILDRCGRHFGLVLNFLRDGSVPLPEDHKELDEILKEAQYYRVQGLVQHCLTAMQKQKDVFESVCRIPMITSAKEEQRMIATCRKPVVKLQNNRGNNKYSYTSNSDDNLLKNIELFDKLVLRFNGRVLFVKDVLGDEICCWSFYGEGRKIAEVCCTSIVYATEKKQTKVEFPEARIFEETLNILIYENGRGTGPGGLHLLDSRGSGSSLGAGQSEEEGAVGGERRVRRIHVRRHIMHDERGPGQQTVYKD, encoded by the exons ATGTCTGCTGAGGCCTCAGTTGGCAGTCATGCTGCCGACTCTGCCCAGTTTGATGTTTCCCAGCCTGCCTGCCACAGCACGGACGAGCACAGAAGTCGGGGGCTGCTGGGGAGCAAGTATGTCAAGTTAAATGTGGGTGGCTCACTGCATTATACAACTGTCCAGACGTTAAGCAAGGAAGACAGTCTGCTGCGGAGCATATGCAACGGAGGAACGGAGGTTAACATCGACTCTGAAG GTTGGGTCATTTTGGACAGGTGTGGCCGACATTTTGGGCTAGTGTTGAACTTCCTGCGAGACGGTTCAGTACCACTCCCAGAGGATCACAAAGAGTTGGATGAGATTCTGAAGGAGGCCCAGTACTATCGGGTCCAGGGACTCGTACAGCACTGTCTCACTGCCATGCAg AAGCAGAAGGATGTCTTTGAAAGTGTTTGCCGCATCCCCATGATTACCTCAGCCAAAGAGGAACAGAGGATGATTGCTACTTGTAGAAAG CCGGTAGTAAAATTGCAGaacaacagaggaaacaacaaaTACTCTTA CACCAGCAACTCTGATGATAACCTGCTGAAGAACATTGAACTGTTTGACAAACTCGTGCTACGATTTAACGGCCGGGTCCTGTTCGTCAAAGATGTGCTCGGGGATGAAATCTGCTGCTGGTCTTTCTATGGTGAAGGCCGCAAGATTGCTGAAGTATGCTGCACGTCTATTGTCTATGCTACTGAGAAGAAGCAGACCAAA gtGGAGTTTCCTGAAGCTCGAATCTTTGAAGAAACCCTCAATATCCTCATCTATGAGAATGGCAGAGGAACTGGCCCAGGAGGCTTACACCTCTTAGATTCAAGAGGCTCAGGTTCATCGCTGGGAGCTGGCCAGTCGGAGGAAGAGGGGGCTGTGGGAGGTGAAAGACGTGTAAGACGGATCCACGTGAGGAGGCATATAATGCATGACGAAAGAGGGCCCGGTCAGCAAACTGTGTATAAGGACTAA
- the kctd13 gene encoding BTB/POZ domain-containing adapter for CUL3-mediated RhoA degradation protein 1 isoform X1, producing the protein MSAEASVGSHAADSAQFDVSQPACHSTDEHRSRGLLGSKYVKLNVGGSLHYTTVQTLSKEDSLLRSICNGGTEVNIDSEGWVILDRCGRHFGLVLNFLRDGSVPLPEDHKELDEILKEAQYYRVQGLVQHCLTAMQKQKDVFESVCRIPMITSAKEEQRMIATCRKPVVKLQNNRGNNKYSYTSNSDDNLLKNIELFDKLVLRFNGRVLFVKDVLGDEICCWSFYGEGRKIAEVCCTSIVYATEKKQTKVEFPEARIFEETLNILIYENGRGTGPGGLHLLDSRGSGSSLGAGQSEEEGAVGGERRVRRIHVRRHIMHDERGPGQQTVYKD; encoded by the exons ATGTCTGCTGAGGCCTCAGTTGGCAGTCATGCTGCCGACTCTGCCCAGTTTGATGTTTCCCAGCCTGCCTGCCACAGCACGGACGAGCACAGAAGTCGGGGGCTGCTGGGGAGCAAGTATGTCAAGTTAAATGTGGGTGGCTCACTGCATTATACAACTGTCCAGACGTTAAGCAAGGAAGACAGTCTGCTGCGGAGCATATGCAACGGAGGAACGGAGGTTAACATCGACTCTGAAG GTTGGGTCATTTTGGACAGGTGTGGCCGACATTTTGGGCTAGTGTTGAACTTCCTGCGAGACGGTTCAGTACCACTCCCAGAGGATCACAAAGAGTTGGATGAGATTCTGAAGGAGGCCCAGTACTATCGGGTCCAGGGACTCGTACAGCACTGTCTCACTGCCATGCAg AAGCAGAAGGATGTCTTTGAAAGTGTTTGCCGCATCCCCATGATTACCTCAGCCAAAGAGGAACAGAGGATGATTGCTACTTGTAGAAAG CCGGTAGTAAAATTGCAGaacaacagaggaaacaacaaaTACTCTTACACCAG CAACTCTGATGATAACCTGCTGAAGAACATTGAACTGTTTGACAAACTCGTGCTACGATTTAACGGCCGGGTCCTGTTCGTCAAAGATGTGCTCGGGGATGAAATCTGCTGCTGGTCTTTCTATGGTGAAGGCCGCAAGATTGCTGAAGTATGCTGCACGTCTATTGTCTATGCTACTGAGAAGAAGCAGACCAAA gtGGAGTTTCCTGAAGCTCGAATCTTTGAAGAAACCCTCAATATCCTCATCTATGAGAATGGCAGAGGAACTGGCCCAGGAGGCTTACACCTCTTAGATTCAAGAGGCTCAGGTTCATCGCTGGGAGCTGGCCAGTCGGAGGAAGAGGGGGCTGTGGGAGGTGAAAGACGTGTAAGACGGATCCACGTGAGGAGGCATATAATGCATGACGAAAGAGGGCCCGGTCAGCAAACTGTGTATAAGGACTAA
- the hirip3 gene encoding HIRA-interacting protein 3 isoform X2: MMVSEKVTERIRSTLTLGILKKRYLVLVGLESLSPEDRNYMKQVVEEELSKMQEIDENGVEPETEKPHNKRKREKENDDDEEESGIEDEDESTAKKSRRQINSESEDNEGHKTGSEGSAEEENKKSGSEDAEQEVEKSQLKKSGNLKRKREGEDSPVEDVSESGGSDSEGPKDIGIKKENSTKNTQGSSSTSPGKKTPQSDEENETDTERKSERSDQINESSDDSEKKEKVPVKKENNQDSDSSALTSLDDDQETGRKKNDDDKKTVKKDEKTSGEKDEHKQVVRLKRYISLCGVKRNYKKLLDDCHSVPSMVAVLKKELDDLGVQGQPSIKKCKSVKRKREEAQEIADLDVSNIISTSGRPKRRGASVRWEGHDSPSSTYKRTLNSASDSDEENRTHKVHRRATDWTNLQGIVSDDADSD; this comes from the exons ATGATGGTGTCAGAGAAAGTGACGGAGAGAATCCGCAG CACACTGACCTTGGGAATTTTAAAAAAACGATATCTGGTGCTGGTGGGACTCGAATCACTAAGTCCAGAGGACAGAAATTACATGAAGCAGGTGGTTGAAGAGGAACTGTCGAAAATGCAG GAGATTGATGAAAATGGAGTTGAGCCGGAGACCGAGAAGCCCCACAAcaaaaggaagagagaaaaggaaaatgatgatgatgaggaggagagtgggatAGAAGACGAAGATGAATCCACGGCAAAGAAATCCCGACGTCAGATAAATTCAG AATCTGAGGATAACGAGGGccacaaaacaggaagtgaggggagtgcagaggaagaaaacaagaaatctGGATCTGAGGATGCGGAGCAAGAGGTTGAAAAATCACAGCTAAAGAAAAGTGGAAATCTTAAACGTAAGAGGGAGGGTGAGGACTCTCCAGTAGAGGACGTGAGTGAGTCGGGAGGGTCAGACAGTGAAGGTCCAAAAGACATCGGGATAAAGAAAGAGAATTCTACAAAGAACACGCAAGGCAGCAGCAGTACAAGTCCTGGAAAGAAAACACCACAGAGTGATGAAGAGAATGAaactgacacagagagaaagtcGGAGAGGAGTGACCAGATCAACGAGTCTTCAGATGATAGTGAAAAAA AAGAAAAAGTCCcagtgaaaaaggaaaacaaccaAGACTCAGATTCATCGGCACTCACCTCCTTGGACGATGACCAAGAAactgggaggaaaaaaaatgacgATGataagaaaactgtgaaaaaagatgaaaagaccAGCGGAGAAAAG gatgaacacaaacaagtTGTGAGGCTCAAGCGCtacatttctctctgtggtgTGAAGCGGAATTACAAGAAGCTCCTCGATGACTGTCACTCTGTGCCCTCCATGGTGGCTGTTTTGAAGAAGGAGCTGGACGATCTTGGTGTCCAAG gACAACCATCTATTAAAAAATGCAAAAGTGTcaaaaggaagagagaggaggctcAGGAAATAGCTGATCTTGATGTCAGCAACATCATTTCCACATCAG GTCGTCCAAAACGCAGAGGAGCCTCAGTGAGGTGGGAAGGTCACGACTCTCCGTCCTCTACGTATAAGCGCACTCTGAACTCCGCCTCTGATAGTGATGaagaaaacagaacacacaaggTGCACAGACGAGCCACAGACTGGACCAACCTGCAGGGGATCGTCAGTGATGATGCAGACAGTGACTGA
- the hirip3 gene encoding HIRA-interacting protein 3 isoform X1 has protein sequence MMVSEKVTERIRRFVCDQLRNQPDLSTLTLGILKKRYLVLVGLESLSPEDRNYMKQVVEEELSKMQEIDENGVEPETEKPHNKRKREKENDDDEEESGIEDEDESTAKKSRRQINSESEDNEGHKTGSEGSAEEENKKSGSEDAEQEVEKSQLKKSGNLKRKREGEDSPVEDVSESGGSDSEGPKDIGIKKENSTKNTQGSSSTSPGKKTPQSDEENETDTERKSERSDQINESSDDSEKKEKVPVKKENNQDSDSSALTSLDDDQETGRKKNDDDKKTVKKDEKTSGEKDEHKQVVRLKRYISLCGVKRNYKKLLDDCHSVPSMVAVLKKELDDLGVQGQPSIKKCKSVKRKREEAQEIADLDVSNIISTSGRPKRRGASVRWEGHDSPSSTYKRTLNSASDSDEENRTHKVHRRATDWTNLQGIVSDDADSD, from the exons ATGATGGTGTCAGAGAAAGTGACGGAGAGAATCCGCAGGTTCGTGTGCGATCAACTCCGGAATCAACCAGACTTGAG CACACTGACCTTGGGAATTTTAAAAAAACGATATCTGGTGCTGGTGGGACTCGAATCACTAAGTCCAGAGGACAGAAATTACATGAAGCAGGTGGTTGAAGAGGAACTGTCGAAAATGCAG GAGATTGATGAAAATGGAGTTGAGCCGGAGACCGAGAAGCCCCACAAcaaaaggaagagagaaaaggaaaatgatgatgatgaggaggagagtgggatAGAAGACGAAGATGAATCCACGGCAAAGAAATCCCGACGTCAGATAAATTCAG AATCTGAGGATAACGAGGGccacaaaacaggaagtgaggggagtgcagaggaagaaaacaagaaatctGGATCTGAGGATGCGGAGCAAGAGGTTGAAAAATCACAGCTAAAGAAAAGTGGAAATCTTAAACGTAAGAGGGAGGGTGAGGACTCTCCAGTAGAGGACGTGAGTGAGTCGGGAGGGTCAGACAGTGAAGGTCCAAAAGACATCGGGATAAAGAAAGAGAATTCTACAAAGAACACGCAAGGCAGCAGCAGTACAAGTCCTGGAAAGAAAACACCACAGAGTGATGAAGAGAATGAaactgacacagagagaaagtcGGAGAGGAGTGACCAGATCAACGAGTCTTCAGATGATAGTGAAAAAA AAGAAAAAGTCCcagtgaaaaaggaaaacaaccaAGACTCAGATTCATCGGCACTCACCTCCTTGGACGATGACCAAGAAactgggaggaaaaaaaatgacgATGataagaaaactgtgaaaaaagatgaaaagaccAGCGGAGAAAAG gatgaacacaaacaagtTGTGAGGCTCAAGCGCtacatttctctctgtggtgTGAAGCGGAATTACAAGAAGCTCCTCGATGACTGTCACTCTGTGCCCTCCATGGTGGCTGTTTTGAAGAAGGAGCTGGACGATCTTGGTGTCCAAG gACAACCATCTATTAAAAAATGCAAAAGTGTcaaaaggaagagagaggaggctcAGGAAATAGCTGATCTTGATGTCAGCAACATCATTTCCACATCAG GTCGTCCAAAACGCAGAGGAGCCTCAGTGAGGTGGGAAGGTCACGACTCTCCGTCCTCTACGTATAAGCGCACTCTGAACTCCGCCTCTGATAGTGATGaagaaaacagaacacacaaggTGCACAGACGAGCCACAGACTGGACCAACCTGCAGGGGATCGTCAGTGATGATGCAGACAGTGACTGA